One Hordeum vulgare subsp. vulgare chromosome 4H, MorexV3_pseudomolecules_assembly, whole genome shotgun sequence DNA window includes the following coding sequences:
- the LOC123447385 gene encoding outer envelope protein 64, chloroplastic, producing the protein MASSTAANLWVLLGLGIAGVLLAAKRLKRPARPDHGAFVSRLELLPPPQPPPPQARHPLTDLCFAIADAFHVSGYITSFGSLEWAKTHDEATQTSLVVSTLVDGGAICVGKTVIDEMAYSIHGENKHFGTPTNPAASDRVPGGCSSGSAVAVAGGMVDFALGIDSIGGVRVPGGYCGVLAFRPSHAVISNSGVIPVAPSLDTIGWFARDPIVLRRVGHLLLKLSYTDIRLPRHFYIADDCFEISKIPARRLTQVVTKSVEKLYGRQVLSHVNLGNYLASKIPSLRNYSNGQKNGDSKFSSLQALSSAMQLLHKHEFRDQHNEWINSAKSSVDASIVGNLSDDGDSTINIIQDVRKEVRLALNTLLKDDGILVIPTALGCPPKINARELSSTSYNAETLCLQSLSSMSGCCQVTVPIGTHDKCPISVSFIARHGGDRFLLDTTQAIYATIQEQVEILAKSNASSKEAMNEEAAEAAKEKGNSAFKEKQWQKAINLYTEAIKLNGKVATYYSNRAAAFLELANYRQAETDCTSAIDIDPKIVKAYLRRGTAREMLGYYKEAVDDFSHALVLEPMNKTAGVAINRLKKLFP; encoded by the exons ATGGCGTCCTCGACGGCCGCCAACCTCTGGGTGCTGCTGGGCCTCGGCATCGCCGGCGTCCTCCTGGCGGCGAAGCGGCTCAAGCGGCCGGCCCGCCCGGACCACGGCGCCTTCGTGTCGCGCCTCGAGCTCCTGCCGCCTCCCCAGCCCCCGCCGCCCCAGGCACGCCACCCCCTCACCGACCTCTGCTTCGCCATCGCCGACGC ATTCCATGTCAGTGGCTATATAACAAGTTTCGGCAGCCTAGAATGGGCGAAGACACACGATGAAGCAACACAAACATCTCTAGTGGTTTCAACTCTTGTAGACGGTGGTGCTATTTGTGTTGGGAAAACTGTTATTGATGAGATGGCATATAG TATCCATGGCGAGAATAAACATTTTGGTACACCAACAAATCCTGCAGCTTCCGATCGAGTACCTGGAGGATGCTCAAGTGGATCAGCTGTCGCTGTTGCTGGTGGCATGGTAGATTTCGCCTTGG GTATTGATTCCATTGGAGGAGTAAGGGTACCAGGTGGCTATTGTGGGGTACTGGCGTTCCGTCCTTCGCATGCTGTTATATCCAACAGCGGTGTTATTCCTGTAGCTCCTAGCCTAGACACTATAG GCTGGTTCGCAAGGGATCCGATTGTATTGCGTCGTGTTGGTCATCTTCTTCTGAAATTATCTTATACTGATATTCGTCTACCCAGACACTTCTACATAGCAGATGATTGTTTTGAAATTTCAAAGATACCTGCAAGAAGGTTAACTCAGGTGGTCACAAAATCTGTGGAAAAGCTGTATGGAA GACAAGTCTTGAGTCATGTGAATCTTGGAAATTATTTGGCTTCAAAAATACCCAGCCTTCGGAACTATTCAAACGGGCAAAAGAATGGGGACTCAAAGTTTTCTTCATTGCAAGCACTTTCTAGTGCCATGCAGTTGCTTCACAA GCATGAATTTAGAGATCAGCATAACGAGTGGATAAACTCGGCAAAGTCGTCTGTTGATGCTTCCATAGTTGGTAATTTGTCTGATGATGGTGATTCGACTATTAATATCATCCAAGATGTAAGAAAGGAAGTGCGCTTAGCTCTCAACACACTTCTTAAG GATGATGGGATTCTGGTCATCCCAACTGCTTTGGGATGCCCTCCAAAAATTAATGCTAGGGAGCTCTCATCTACAAGCTACAATGCTGAGACATTGTGCCTTCAATCTTTATCTAGTATGTCTGGGTGTTGTCAG GTTACTGTTCCCATTGGTACACATGACAAGTGTCCTATTTCGGTTTCCTTCATCGCAAGGCATGGTGGTGATCGTTTTTTGCTGGACACCACTCAAGCCATATATGCCACCATCCAAGAGCAAGTTGAGAtcctagcaaaatctaatgcttcAAGTAAAGAGGCCATGAACGAAGAAGCTGCTGAAGCTGCTAAAGAGAAA GGGAACAGTGCATTTAAGGAGAAGCAATGGCAAAAGGCAATAAATTTATATACTGAAGCAATCAAATTAAATGGCAAAGTAGCCACATACTACAGTAACAGAGCTGCGGCTTTTCTAGAACTAGCCAA TTACCGCCAAGCTGAGACAGATTGCACTAGCGCCATCGATATTGATCCAAAG ATTGTCAAAGCTTATTTGCGAAGAGGCACGGCAAGAGAGATGCTTGGCTACTATAAGGAGGCTGTCGACG ATTTTAGCCATGCGCTTGTTCTAGAACCAATGAACAAGACGGCCGGTGTAGCCATTAACAGATTAAAGAAGCTGTTTCCGTAA